A section of the Zygosaccharomyces rouxii strain CBS732 chromosome B complete sequence genome encodes:
- the IMP3 gene encoding snoRNA-binding rRNA-processing protein IMP3 (highly similar to uniprot|P32899 Saccharomyces cerevisiae YHR148W IMP3 Component of the SSU processome which is required for pre-18S rRNA processing essential protein that interacts with Mpp10p and mediates interactions of Imp4p and Mpp10p with U3 snoRNA) yields the protein MVRQLKHHEQKLLKKVDFLDWKQDHGHRDTQVMRTYHIQNREDYHKYNRICGDIRRLAHRLSLLPPEDPFRRKHEQLLLDKLYAMGILATKSKISDLENKVTVSAICRRRLPVIMHRLKMAETVSDAVKFTEQGHVRVGPNLITDPAYLVTRNMEDYVTWNDNSKIKQTVLRYRNKIDDFDFTQ from the coding sequence ATGGTTAGACAGCTTAAGCACCATGAGCAGAAACTGCTGAAGAAGGTCGATTTCCTCGACTGGAAGCAGGACCACGGTCATAGAGATACACAAGTTATGAGAACTTATCACATACAGAACCGTGAAGATTATCACAAGTACAACAGGATATGTGGTGATATACGTCGTTTAGCTCATAGACTCTCGTTACTACCGCCTGAAGATCCATTCCGCAGAAAACATGAACAATTACTACTAGATAAGTTGTACGCTATGGGTATATTGGCTACCAAGTCAAAAATCTCtgatttagaaaataaGGTTACTGTAAGTGCTATATGTCGTAGAAGGCTGCCTGTGATCATGCATAGACTCAAGATGGCTGAAACCGTTAGTGATGCAGTTAAATTTACTGAACAAGGTCATGTTCGTGTAGGTCCAAATCTAATAACAGATCCTGCGTATTTGGTCACAAGGAATATGGAGGATTACGTGACTTGGAACGATAACTCTAAGATCAAGCAAACGGTGCTACGTTATAGAAATAAAATCGATGATTTCGATTTTACACAATAA
- the MRPL6 gene encoding mitochondrial 54S ribosomal protein uL6m (highly similar to uniprot|P32904 Saccharomyces cerevisiae YHR147C MRPL6 Mitochondrial ribosomal protein of the large subunit): MSFISARCFSVSRQLCSHIGSSPIYLAAETKFSVSALNIPKVIRKGNKSLKLSQMVTVEGPKGQVAMEMPDFVKVQADSSGAKLNVSVLDTSDKIQRSMWGTMRSHINNHVTGVSEGHLATLKFVGTGYRAQVEQDGKFVSVKVGASVMQGLTVPEGIKVTSPVPTSLIIEGCDKQQVHLFAAKLRNFHPPEPYKGKGIYVNNETIKLKDKKIK, from the coding sequence ATGTCATTCATTAGCGCCAGGTGCTTCTCTGTAAGCCGTCAATTATGCTCACACATTGGTAGTTCTCCTATCTATCTGGCAGCAGAGACCAAATTCTCCGTTTCTGCCTTAAACATCCCAAAAGTCATCAGAAAAGGTAATAAATCCTTAAAACTATCACAAATGGTTACTGTAGAAGGTCCTAAAGGCCAAGTTGCAATGGAAATGCCCGATTTCGTCAAGGTACAAGCTGATTCATCTGGTGCGAAATTAAACGTATCCGTCCTAGACACCAGCGACAAGATACAGAGGTCAATGTGGGGGACAATGAGGTCTCATATCAATAACCATGTTACTGGTGTAAGCGAAGGACATTTAGcaactttgaaatttgtgGGTACCGGTTACAGGGCGCAAGTGGAACAAGACGGTAAATTTGTTAGCGTTAAAGTTGGTGCTTCAGTCATGCAGGGCTTAACGGTACCAGAGGGAATCAAAGTTACCTCTCCAGTGCCTACCTCTCTGATAATAGAAGGCTGTGATAAGCAACAGGTCCACCTATTCGCTGCCAAATTGAGGAACTTCCATCCACCTGAACCTTATAAGGGTAAAGGTATTTATGTAAATAACGAAACCATCAAATTGAAGGACAAGAAGATTAAatga
- the MRPL9 gene encoding mitochondrial 54S ribosomal protein uL3m (highly similar to uniprot|P31334 Saccharomyces cerevisiae YGR220C MRPL9 Mitochondrial ribosomal protein of the large subunit) — MPANIWPSICRPTVFARCSSTRASLIAPSVANTIKLDAQPINHSPQQAQKRKWLPLRCGALTKKEGMMPFFDEATGKRVACTVLKMDNVEVLMHRTMEENGYFACQVGYGSKHPQKVSRQMLGHFASKLVNPKERVSEFRVKNEDGLLPLGTLIKPSFFNNGQYVDLKSICKGKGFAGVMKKYHFAGLRASHGTSIMHRHGGSYGQNQDPGRVLPGKKMPGHMGNHHVTIQNAQVLKVDDELGVILIKGSVAGPTGAFVKIQDAIKKAPASEQ; from the coding sequence ATGCCTGCTAATATTTGGCCAAGCATCTGCCGACCTACCGTTTTCGCCAGATGTTCTTCTACAAGAGCATCTCTTATAGCCCCAAGTGTCGCTAACACGATAAAGTTGGATGCACAACCAATTAACCATTCACCACAACAGGCCCAGAAGAGGAAATGGCTACCGTTACGTTGTGGTGCATTGACTAAGAAAGAAGGTATGATGCCATTTTTCGATGAAGCTACTGGTAAAAGAGTTGCATGTAcagttttgaaaatggataATGTTGAAGTTTTAATGCATAGAACCATGGAGGAGAATGGATATTTTGCATGTCAAGTAGGATATGGTTCGAAACATCCCCAGAAAGTCAGTAGACAAATGCTAGGTCATTTTGCCTCGAAGTTAGTTAACCCCAAGGAGAGAGTGTCTGAATTTAGAgttaaaaatgaagatggaTTATTACCTCTTGGAACTTTAATTAAACCTTCATTCTTCAACAATGGTCAATATgtggatttgaaatctaTTTGCAAAGGTAAAGGTTTTGCAGGtgtgatgaagaagtacCATTTTGCCGGTTTAAGAGCTTCTCATGGTACTTCTATTATGCATAGACATGGTGGTTCATATGGTCAGAATCAAGATCCTGGTCGTGTTTTACCTGGTAAAAAAATGCCTGGTCATATGGGGAACCATCATGTTACCATACAAAATGCTCAAGTGTTaaaagttgatgatgaacttgGTGTGATATTAATTAAAGGTTCCGTTGCAGGTCCTACAGGCGCATTTGTTAAGATTCAAGATGCCATCAAGAAAGCACCAGCAAGTGAACAATGA
- the CRM1 gene encoding exportin CRM1 (highly similar to uniprot|P30822 Saccharomyces cerevisiae YGR218W CRM1 Major karyopherin involved in export of proteins RNAs and ribosomal subunits from the nucleus) produces the protein MESILDFSKELDISVLDQVVDTFYKGSGVQQKQAQYVLTKFQEYPDAWQRADQILQFSQNPQTKFIGLSILDRLITRKWKLLPQEQRVGIRNFVVGMIISICQDDSLFHTQKNLINKSDLTLVQILKQEWPQNWPDFIPELIGSSTSSINVCENNMVILKLLSEEVFDFSAEQMTQAKSLHLKTSMSKEFEQIFKFCYEVLEQGSSPSLVVSALESLLRYLHWIPYRYIYESNILVLLSTKFLMSPDTRAITLKCLTEVSSLQIPADNNAIKAQTVLFFQNTLQQIASGVVPISADLRATYSTASGTDQSFLQDLAMFLTTYLTHHRQLLEDASVEDPNLKVLLLNAHQYLIQLSKIEERELFKTTLDYWNNLVASLFQEVQKLPISELNPLMQLSIGSQAINSNSGALNPEFLKRFPLKKHIYDDICSQLRWVIIENMVRPEEVLVVENDEGEIVREFVKESDTIQLYKSEREVLVYLTHLDVIDTEEIMISKLARQIDGSEWSWHNINTLCWAIGSISGTMNEETEKRFVVTVIKDLLALTEKKRGKDNKAVVASNIMYVVGQYPRFLKAHWNFLRTVVLKLFEFMHETHEGVQDMACDTFIKIVQKCKYHFVIQQPRETEPFIQTIIKDIQETTADLQPQQVHTFYKACGLIVSEERNEPERVRLLADLMQLPNMAWDAIVQQSSANPDLLLDPETVKIIANIIKTNVAVCASMGPDFYSQLGYIYYNMLQLYRAVSSMISVQVAKDGLIATKTPKVRGLRTIKKEILKLVEIYTAKSKNLDEVVKVLVEPLLNAVLEDYMNNVPDARDAEVLNCMTTVVHKVGHMIPQGVILILQSVFECTLDMINNDFTEYPEHRVEFYRLLRAINEKSFGALLELPPAAFKLFVDSICWAFKHNDRDVEVNGLQIALDLLKNIEQLNNTQFAVAFYSNFYFVFVSETFYVLTDSDHKSGFSKQSLLLMRLIALVEENKITVPIYQEGSAPQGTSNQVYLNEYLASMLANAFPHLAREQIVNFLTALTSQYRDPIKFNGTLRDFLVQIKEIGGDPTDYLFAEDKEKALSEQQKMDRERAAKVGGLLKPSELDDE, from the coding sequence ATGGAATCGATTTtagatttttccaaagagtTAGACATATCAGTTTTGGACCAGGTCGTTGACACTTTTTACAAGGGTTCAGGTGTACAGCAGAAACAGGCGCAATATGTGTTAACCAAGTTTCAAGAATATCCTGATGCATGGCAACGTGCCgatcaaattttacaaTTCTCACAAAATCCACAGACGAAATTCATTGGATTATCCATTTTAGATAGATTAATCACCAGAAAATGGAAGCTTTTACCACAGGAACAGCGTGTGGGTATTAGAAACTTTGTGGTGGGGATGATCATTTCCATATGTCAAGACGATTCACTTTTCCATactcaaaagaatttgatcaaCAAGTCAGATTTAACTTTAGTCCAAATTTTAAAGCAAGAATGGCCACAGAACTGGCCTGATTTTATTCCTGAATTAATTGGGTCTTCAACTTCGTCGATAAATGTTTGTGAAAACAATATggtaattttgaaattgttgtcGGAGGAAGTTTTCGATTTTTCAGCTGAACAAATGACGCAGGCAAAATCTTTACATTTGAAGACTTCGATGTCAAAGGAATTCGAACAAATTTTCAAGTTTTGTTATGAGGTTCTAGAACAAGGTTCATCGCCGTCTTTGGTAGTCTCAGCATTAGAATCACTATTAAGATATTTGCATTGGATTCCATATCGTTACATCTATGAGAGTAACATTTTAGTGCTTTTGAGTacgaaatttttaatgTCTCCAGACACAAGGGCTATAACGTTAAAATGTTTAACTGAAGTTTCCAGTTTACAAATTCCCGCTGATAATAACGCTATTAAGGCCCAAACggttctttttttccaaaacacACTTCAACAGATTGCATCAGGTGTAGTCCCCATCTCTGCTGATTTGAGAGCTACCTATTCGACGGCAAGTGGTACAGATCAATcatttttacaagatttggCAATGTTTTTAACGACCTATCTGACTCATCACAGACAGCTATTGGAAGATGCATCTGTGGAGGATCCAAACTTGAAAGTTTTACTACTAAACGCACACCAATATTTGATTCAGCTAtcaaagattgaagaaagagaattgttcaaaaccACATTAGATTATTGGAATAATTTAGTGGCAAGTCTATTTCAAGAAGTGCAAAAATTACCAATCAGTGAATTGAACCCATTGATGCAATTGTCAATAGGATCACAAGCGATTAACAGTAATAGTGGTGCATTGAATcctgaatttttgaaaagattccCACTAAAGAAACACATCTATGACGATATTTGTTCACAATTAAGATGGgttatcattgaaaatATGGTTAGACCTGAAGAAGTTTTAGTTgttgaaaatgatgaaggtgaGATTGTCAGAGAATTTGTAAAGGAATCTGACACCATTCAACTGTACAAGTCAGAAAGAGAGGTATTAGTTTATTTGACCCATTTAGATGTTATTGACACTGAGGAAATTATGATTAGTAAACTTGCACGTCAAATTGATGGATCTGAATGGTCTTGGCATAACATTAACACTTTGTGTTGGGCTATTGGTTCCATCTCAGGTACTATGAATGAAGAGACTGAAAAGAGATTTGTCGTTACAGTGATTAAGGATTTGCTTGCTCTtactgaaaagaaaagaggtAAGGATAACAAAGCTGTGGTTGCATCAAACATCATGTATGTGGTTGGTCAATATCCAAGATTTTTAAAGGCACATTGGAATTTCCTACGTACAGTGGTTCTTAAGTTGTTTGAATTCATGCATGAAACACATGAAGGTGTTCAAGATATGGCTTGTGATacttttatcaaaattgttcaaaaatgtAAATACCATTTTGTCATTCAACAACCAAGAGAAACTGAGCCATTCATCCAAACAATCATTAAGGACATTCAAGAAACGACAGCCGATTTACAACCACAACAGGTTCACACATTTTACAAAGCATGTGGGTTAATTGTAAGTGAAGAAAGGAATGAACCAGAAAGGGTTCGTCTCCTAGCTGATCTCATGCAATTACCTAATATGGCTTGGGATGCTATCGTACAGCAGTCTTCCGCCAATCCTGATCTATTACTTGATCCTGAAACCGTTAAAATTATAGCTAATATCATCAAGACTAATGTTGCAGTTTGTGCATCTATGGGGCCAGATTTTTACTCTCAATTGGGGTATATTTACTACAACATGCTACAATTGTACAGAGCCGTTTCATCCATGATTTCTGTTCAAGTTGCAAAGGACGGATTAATTGCTACAAAGACCCCCAAAGTACGTGGATTAAGAACTATTAAGAAggagattttgaaattggttgaaATCTATACCGCtaaatccaagaatttggatgaaGTCGTTAAAGTGCTAGTGGAACCACTATTAAATGCGGTTTTAGAGGATTATATGAATAATGTTCCTGACGCAAGAGATGCTGAAGTATTAAACTGTATGACAACTGTCGTTCATAAAGTGGGGCACATGATTCCTCAGGGTGTTATTCTCATATTGCAAAGTGTGTTTGAATGCACTTTGGATATGATTAATAACGATTTCACAGAATATCCAGAACATCGTGTTGAATTCTACAGATTGTTAAGAGCcatcaatgaaaaatcatTCGGTGCCTTATtagaattaccaccagCTGCCTTTAAATTATTTGTGGATTCCATCTGTTGGGCTTTCAAACATAACGATAGAGACGTGGAAGTTAACGGTCTACAAATTGCACTTGATCTATTGAAAAACATAGAACAGTTGAACAACACTCAGTTTGCAGTTGCcttttattcaaatttctaTTTTGTCTTTGTTAGCGAAACGTTTTACGTTCTTACTGATTCCGATCATAAATCCGGGTTCTCTAAACAATCGCTACTGTTAATGAGACTAATTGCATTGGtagaagaaaataaaattacCGTCCCCATCTACCAAGAAGGTTCTGCACCTCAAGGTACATCAAATCAAGTTTATCTGAATGAATATTTGGCTAGTATGTTAGCTAACGCATTCCCACATTTGGCTAGAGAACAGATCGTTAATTTCTTGACGGCTTTGACAAGTCAATATAGGGATCCAATTAAATTTAACGGTACGTTAAGAGACTTTTTGGttcaaattaaagaaattggtggtgatCCAACCGATTACCTGTTTGCTGAAGATAAGGAAAAGGCACTTTCGgaacaacaaaaaatggACAGAGAAAGAGCCGCCAAAGTTGGTGGTTTGTTAAAACCTTCTGAATTGGATGACGAATAA
- the TOM6 gene encoding Tom6p (similar to uniprot|P33448 Saccharomyces cerevisiae YOR045W TOM6 involved in supporting the cooperativity between receptors and the general insertion pore and facilitating the release of preproteins from import components outer mitochondrial membrane protein component of the mitochondiral protein translocation complex associates with TOM40): protein MSGMFSAPKAPQPPKSAFQKFKESPLYTIVLNGGFFVAGVAFIQSPLMDMMAPQL, encoded by the coding sequence ATGTCTGGAATGTTTTCTGCACCAAAAGCACCTCAACCTCCAAAATCTgctttccaaaaattcaaggAATCCCCACTGTACACTATTGTGTTGAACGGTGGTTTTTTCGTTGCAGGTGTTGCTTTCATCCAATCACCATTGATGGACATGATGGCACCACAGCTATAA
- the DBP5 gene encoding ATP-dependent RNA helicase DBP5 (highly similar to uniprot|P20449 Saccharomyces cerevisiae YOR046C DBP5 Cytoplasmic ATP-dependent RNA helicase of the DEAD-box family involved in mRNA export from the nucleus) — MTESKGDPADLLASLKIDGKEKEVKPSADIEKKTEDKEGEQEEQKTKDVNQDESKKEDEPKKDDESKQQQETNLVKSEYEVKVNFADIQADPNSPLYSVKSFEELGLSPELLKGLYAMKFQKPSKIQEHALPLLLHNPPRNMIAQSQSGTGKTAAFSLAMLTRVNPELGEATQAICLAPSRELARQTLEVIQEMGKFAKISTQLIVPEAFEKGQQIKAQVVVGTPGTVLDLIRRKLINLSQVKIFVLDEADNMLDKQGLGDQCIRVKKFLPKSTQLVLFSATFPDQVKEYAKRVVPDANSLELQRNEVNVSAIKQLYMDCNDESHKYEVLTELYGLLTIGSSIIFVSTKKTANLLYARLKQEGHQVSILHGDLQSKERDRLIDDFREGRSKVLITTNVLARGIDIPTVSMVVNYDLPTTQTGQPDPSTYVHRVGRTGRFGRKGVAISFVHDKKSYQILSSIQKYFQDVEMTRVPTDDWDKVEKIVKKVLKE; from the coding sequence ATGACAGAATCTAAGGGTGATCCAGCTGATTTATTAGCATCATTAAAGATTGATGGTAAGGAGAAGGAGGTGAAGCCTTCTGCTgacattgaaaagaagacaGAGGACAAAGAGggagaacaagaagaacaaaagacTAAGGACGTTAATCAAGACGAATCGAAAAAGGAAGAcgaaccaaagaaggacGACGAATCAAAACAGCAACAAGAGACCAATTTAGTTAAATCCGAATATGAAGTTAAAGTTAACTTTGCTGATATACAAGCAGACCCCAATTCACCACTTTACAGTGTTaaatcatttgaagaattaggACTATCACCAGAATTACTCAAGGGTCTTTATGCtatgaaatttcaaaaaccaTCCAAGATTCAGGAGCATGCCCTACCGCTGTTATTACACAATCCGCCACGTAATATGATCGCGCAGTCACAATCAGGTACAGGTAAAACAGCGGCATTTTCATTGGCAATGTTAACTCGTGTTAATCCTGAGCTTGGTGAAGCTACACAGGCCATTTGTCTAGCACCATCCCGTGAATTAGCAAGACAAACTTTAGAAGTTATTCAAGAAATGGGTAAATTCGCCAAGATTTCAACACAGTTAATTGTACCTGAAgcctttgaaaaaggcCAACAGATTAAAGCTCAAGTTGTTGTCGGTACACCGGGAACTGTGTTAGATTTAATTAGACGTAAATTGATTAATCTTTCACAAGTTAAGATCTTTGTTCTAGATGAAGCTGATAACATGTTAGATAAACAAGGTCTTGGTGATCAATGCATTCGTGTCAAGAAATTTCTGCCCAAATCTACtcaattggtattgttTAGTGCTACTTTTCCTGATCAAGTTAAAGAGTATGCTAAGCGCGTAGTGCCCGATGCTAACAGTTTGGAACTACAACGTAATGAAGTCAACGTCAGCGCAATTAAACAACTTTACATGGATTGTAACGATGAAAGCCATAAATACGAGGTATTGACAGAATTGTATGGATTATTGACCATTGGATCTTCAATTATATTTGTCTCGACAAAGAAAACTGCTAATTTGCTATATGCCCGTCTAAAGCAAGAAGGTCATCAAGTTTCCATTTTGCATGGTGACTTACAATCCAAGGAGCGTGATAGACtaattgatgatttccGTGAAGGTCGCTCTAAGGTTTTAATTACGACTAATGTTTTGGCAAGAGGTATTGACATTCCCACCGTTTCCATGGTTGTCAATTACGATTTGCCTACAACACAAACTGGACAACCTGATCCTTCTACCTATGTGCACAGAGTTGGTAGAACCGGTAGATTTGGTAGAAAGGGTGTTGCCATTTCATTTGTCCATGACAAGAAGTCTTACCAGATACTGTCGTCAATTCAAAAATACTTTCAAGATGTGGAGATGACAAGAGTGCCTACCGATGACTGGgataaagtggaaaaaattgtcaaGAAAGTACTAAAAGAATAA